A DNA window from Drosophila sechellia strain sech25 chromosome X, ASM438219v1, whole genome shotgun sequence contains the following coding sequences:
- the LOC6616060 gene encoding protein SMG9 encodes MADSRRRFRNKKRDESCSGLLTPVTIARREDSTRMMQPKILLKKDRDREQETWDRERDKDRKLERDREAESSPSSYPDTPPTIKTMIVNRTGEVRPADRCQMPLAGGALGQGSGQLSAVPSSSVCSALVSSEPTSRDKGSCSGGARTAGTSAGAPNALQEHQPPRMNRPTPLIVANGIFNANARKLFHKTNTDFTVIGVLGGQSSGKSTLLNLLAAERSLDYDYYQHLFSPEADECIFATRHKFKPNNGQKSILRPRTETLQFFITRERHILLDTPPLMPVSKESDHHDLHSLGTMAQLLSVCHILILVIDGLALEQLRLINAALRLRPTFPCKGYVRDHLPQVVFVRTRAQRIDFEIQQRERLDKKLAYLYGPTGLPIYRGKGDARCLNSFLLPEVSSNKATAFHCCLGELVRQFRERILGSTRISMCHTSTELSEAIWFEILAESARKTAPHFEKIYAEIKLRHLDTRCQWRSDNRRMFSSNAES; translated from the coding sequence ATGGCTGATTCCCGTCGTCGTTTCCGTAACAAGAAGCGGGATGAATCTTGCTCCGGCCTCCTGACACCCGTGACCATCGCCCGGCGCGAGGACTCCACCCGCATGATGCAGCCAAAAATTCTGCTAAAGAAGGATCGCGATCGGGAGCAAGAGACCTGGGACAGAGAGCGGGACAAGGATCGGAAGCTGGAGAGGGACAGGGAGGCGGAGTCGAGTCCCAGTAGTTACCCCGATACACCGCCGACCATCAAAACGATGATCGTCAATCGTACGGGTGAGGTGCGGCCTGCAGACAGGTGCCAGATGCCTTTGGCTGGAGGTGCTCTTGGCCAGGGAAGCGGGCAATTGTCCGCCGTGCCATCTAGCTCCGTTTGCTCCGCATTGGTTAGCTCGGAACCAACTAGCAGGGACAAGGGGAGCTGCAGTGGTGGTGCCAGAACTGCTGGCACCTCGGCCGGAGCACCGAATGCTCTTCAGGAGCATCAGCCGCCACGCATGAACCGTCCCACACCCCTAATCGTGGCCAATGGCATTTTTAATGCCAATGCCCGCAAGCTCTTCCACAAAACCAATACGGACTTCACCGTCATCGGGGTACTGGGTGGTCAGAGTTCCGGGAAGAGCACGCTGCTCAATCTCTTGGCCGCTGAGCGGTCTTTGGACTACGACTACTACCAACACCTATTCTCTCCAGAGGCGGATGAATGCATCTTTGCCACGCGTCACAAGTTTAAGCCAAACAATGGGCAGAAGAGCATTTTACGTCCACGCACGGAGACCCTACAGTTTTTCATCACCCGGGAACGTCACATACTGCTGGACACACCACCGTTAATGCCTGTGAGCAAGGAGTCGGATCACCACGATCTGCACTCCCTGGGCACCATGGCGCAACTGTTGAGTGTATGCCATATACTAATTTTAGTCATCGACGGCTTGGCCTTGGAGCAACTGCGTCTGATAAACGCTGCCCTTCGCCTAAGACCGACGTTTCCCTGCAAAGGCTATGTGCGGGATCACTTGCCGCAGGTGGTATTCGTCCGCACGCGTGCCCAGCGAATCGACTTTGAGATACAGCAGCGGGAACGACTGGACAAAAAGTTGGCCTACTTATACGGGCCGACGGGGCTGCCCATATACCGGGGAAAAGGCGATGCACGGTGCTTAaactccttcctgctcccggAGGTGAGTAGCAACAAAGCCACCGCTTTCCACTGCTGCCTCGGAGAACTGGTGCGTCAGTTCCGAGAACGTATTCTCGGATCCACGCGCATCTCTATGTGCCACACCAGCACCGAACTCAGTGAGGCCATCTGGTTTGAGATCCTGGCCGAAAGTGCTCGCAAAACGGCTCCTCATTTCGAAAAGATCTACGCAGAGATCAAGTTGCGCCACCTGGACACACGCTGCCAGTGGCGATCGGACAATAGGCGAATGTTCTCTTCCAATGCCGAAAGCTGA
- the LOC6616059 gene encoding carnosine N-methyltransferase isoform X2 has protein sequence MDCATFPMHPKMDEQLARTFVINEEEEERHIQKVQNAFLYYGPYACQRLKRSMDYLNSLSGEDQVMLTKYRGHLECVRTCIDRNQAVIREILRGRVLYPTDEATGDPSEFDEPPPNVRHGDMDQAQSTLKLIARDWSTEGALEREQSYKPIIDSIVAYFKHSDIELKEIKILVPGAGLGRLTYELACLGYSCEGNEFSYFMLIASNFVLNLCDYENKYVLYPWVHQYVNNLRREDQVAAVRFPDVCPLKNPPKGHFEIAAGDFLEVYKTPNAYNCVATCFFIDCANNVIDFIRTIYKILAPGGIWVNLGPLLYHFSDVSGQNSIEPAFEDLCIIMESVGFVIEKSRTGIRTKYAQNPSSMKQSEYQSLFWVCRKPDLFEEQRGKRKASREPHDLIVREDSEAEEEGEQQPERNETEEKQQLKPLATANCETEIKAQPS, from the exons ATGGACTGCGCTACGTTCCCAATGCATCCTAAAATGGACGAGCAGCTGGCCCGAACCTTCGTCAtcaacgaggaggaggaggagaggCACATTCAGAAGGTGCAGAACGCCTTCCTTTACTATGG GCCATATGCTTGTCAGCGGCTAAAGCGGTCTATGGATTACCTGAACAGCCTGTCTGGCGAGGACCAAGTCATGCTAACTAAGTACCGAGGGCATCTGGAGTGCGTCCGTACGTGCATCGATCGCAACCAGGCGGTTATCCGGGAAATATTGCGCGGGCGTGTCCTCTATCCGACGGATGAGGCAACTGGGGATCCCTCGGAGTTTGACGAGCCGCCGCCAAATGTGCGGCACGGTGACATGGACCAG GCCCAGTCGACGTTGAAGTTGATTGCGCGCGACTGGAGCACTGAAGGAGCCCTGGAGCGGGAGCAATCGTATAAACCGATCATCGACAGCATCGTTGCGTACTTCAAGCACAGCGATAT CGAGCTGAAGGAGATAAAGATCCTAGTGCCTGGAGCGGGATTGGGACGGCTCACCTACGAGCTTGCCTGCTTGGGATACTCGTGCGAGGGCAACGAGTTTTCCTACTTCATGCTGATCGCCTCCAATTTTGTCCTCAACCT CTGCGACTACGAGAACAAGTACGTGCTATATCCGTGGGTGCACCAGTATGTGAATAACTTAAGGCGTGAGGATCAGGTGGCCGCCGTTCGTTTCCCAGACGTCTGCCCGCTCAAAAATCCACCCAAGGGCCATTTTGAAATAGCAGCTGGCGACTTTCTGGAGGTCTACAAGACGCCGAACGCCTACAACTGCGTGGCCACGTGCTTCTTCATCGATTGTGCCAATAATGTTATTGACTTCATACGCACAATTTACAA AATCCTCGCGCCTGGTGGCATTTGGGTGAATCTCGGGCCGCTGCTGTACCATTTTAGCGACGTTAGCGGGCAAAACAGCATCGAGCCGGCGTTTGAGGACCTTTGCATTATCATGGAAAGCGTGGGATTTGTGATCGAGAAATCACGCACTGGCATCCGTACCAAGTACGCACAGAACCCGTCTTCAATGAAGCAGAGCGAGTACCAGAGCCTTTTCTGGGTCTGCCGCAAGCCGGATCTATTTGAGGAGCAGCGGGGCAAACGCAAGGCCTCCAGGGAGCCACACGATCTTATTGTGCGCGAGGACAgcgaggcggaggaggagggagAGCAACAGCCGGaacgaaatgaaacggaaGAAAAACAGCAACTAAAACCGCTGGCCACGGCCAACTGCGAGACTGAGATAAAGGCGCAGCCATCGTGA
- the LOC6616061 gene encoding protein KTI12 homolog — translation MPIVVITGLPASGKSTRARQLRDHFVERGRKVHLISENEAVPKAGFGKNSHTGDSQKEKVVRSDLKSEASRHLNQDDLVILDAGNYIKGYRYELFCMSKVSRTTQCTVFTCIPQEEAWTFNSRRTASDELPGDNETVQPVDNSDVPYTRETFDALCQRYEEPQSNNRWDSPLVVVLPKDTLDMEAIYNALYESQPLPPNQSTYNAPLGATNYLFELDKILQAIIKEILGAVKIKAFGQLRIPGSRNPVKVATSMNALQLNRLRQKFITSTCHASQTSPTPLEQVPHLFVQFINANTIGC, via the exons ATGCCAATCGTGGTGATTACGGGCCTGCCAGCCAGCGGAAAGAGCACACGTGCTCGCCAGCTGCGGGATCACTTCGTGGAGCGCGGCAGGAAGGTGCACCTAATCAGCGAAAACGAGGCAGTGCCCAAGGCGGGCTTTGGAAAGAATTCCCATACAGGTGATTCGCAGAAGGAGAAGGTGGTACGTAGCGATCTTAAGTCGGAAGCCTCGCGTCACCTCAACCAGGACGATCTGGTCATCTTGGACGCCGGGAACTACATCAAAG GCTACCGCTACGAATTGTTCTGCATGTCCAAGGTGTCAAGGACCACCCAGTGCACTGTGTTTACCTGCATACCCCAGGAGGAGGCGTGGACCTTTAATAGCCGACGAACGGCGTCAGATGAACTGCCCGGCGACAATGAAACGGTGCAGCCGGTGGACAACTCGGATGTTCCCTACACCAGAGAGACTTTTGATGCTCTGTGCCAGCGCTACGAGGAGCCGCAGAGCAACAACCGTTGGGACAGTCCGCTGGTGGTAGTCTTGCCCAAGGACACGCTCGACATGGAGGCCATCTACAACGCTTTGTACGAGTCCCAGCCACTTCCACCTAACCAGAGTACTTATAAT GCGCCGCTGGGAGCAACCAACTACCTGTTCGAACTGGACAAAATCTTGCAGGCGATCATAAAGGAGATCCTCGGCGCGGTCAAGATCAAGGCCTTCGGCCAGCTGCGCATCCCGGGGAGCAGAAATCCCGTGAAGGTCGCCACTTCGATGAATGCCCTTCAGCTGAACCGCCTGCGCCAGAAGTTCATCACGAGCACGTGCCACGCCAGCCAGACGTCTCCCACTCCGCTGGAGCAGGTGCCGCATTTATTTGTGCAGTTCATCAATGCCAACACGATCGGCTGCTAG
- the LOC116802338 gene encoding type II inositol 1,4,5-trisphosphate 5-phosphatase has product MDTLSEAVANGTATAATRTTKDIVKERFKEDETIEYIFEAYQIKGPEYSNRLLALVSSQSGGTFAIIAFSYLRTPLSSANELIINKVFAIDHNFQLRQDSKSSITTQQFDLSTAEDGPIKYYYYATEGHHYEEFVAKVISFKSTMAQHDPETVLNFRWLNDYRQIGEVKQELKKRESEYIVYKDIIIYCATWNVNNKTCSDSNNPLRSWLACSEKPPDIYAIGLQELDTPTKAMLNSTQVQAIEKQWIDKMMDSVHPDVEYEILMSHRLVATMLTVIVRKQLRQHIIRCRPKSVARGIFNTLGNKGGVAISLQLNEGNICFVNSHLAAHMGYVEERNQDYNAIVEGIRFDDGRTISDHDHIFWVGDLNYRIQEPPGQQRPGPLSDAQTYELLLQYDQLRQEMRRGKCFEGYTEGEIKFRPTYKYDPGTDNYDSSEKQRAPAYCDRVLWKGTRIEQLAYNSIMEIRQSDHKPVYAVFQVKVKTRDEVKYKRVQEEVLKAVDKRENDNQPQINVEKTVIDFGTVRFNEPSTRDFNVYNNCPLPVDFSFKEKDIHAICEPWLHVDPRQDSLLIDSARSIRLKMNANVRTIAGLLRKIRASDNFDILILHVENGRDIFITVTGDYQPSCFGLSMETMCRTDRPLSEYSQDQIKQLMNDESPEYRVTMPREFFLLIDYLYRQGSKQVGAFPSYDSRLSLGAQFNSVRDWLDTWSDDPFPANAESAAQALLLLLDLPEHALLEPVVENLLECTNKSQAMDYISLLSPPKRNVFMHLCMFLRAGIESQFYDLHQVASTFGRILLRSTERAAWMDYHSRCIQFMRLFIDTDVEAMGNGNEGAGTGTGSGSGTRAGLQA; this is encoded by the exons ATGGACACGTTGAGCGAGGCAGTGGCCAATGGAACCGCGACTGCGGCCACCAGGACGACCAAGGACATCGTCAAGGAGCGCTTCAAGGAGGACGAGACCATAGAATAC ATATTCGAGGCATATCAGATCAAAGGACCAGAGTACTCCAACCGGCTTCTGGCCCTGGTTTCATCGCAGTCGGGCGGCACGTTTGCCATCATCGCGTTCTCCTACTTGCGCACTCCATTGTCCTCCGCGAATGAGCTGATCATCAACAAGGTGTTCGCAATCGACCACAATTTCCAGTTGCGACAGG ACAGCAAGAGCTCGATCACCACGCAACAGTTTGACCTGTCCACAGCCGAGGATGGCCCCATCAAGTATTACTACTACGCCACGGAGGGCCACCACTACGAGGAGTTTGTGGCCAAGGTGATTTCCTTCAAGAGCACCATGGCGCAGCATGATCCCGAGACGGTGCTTAACTTCAGGTGGCTGAACGACTACCGGCAAATCGGAGAAGTGAAGCAGGAGCTGAAGAAGCGGGAGAGCGAGTACATTGTCTACAAGGACATAAT CATCTACTGCGCCACTTGGAATGTGAACAACAAGACCTGCAGCGACAGCAACAATCCACTGCGATCCTGGCTGGCTTGCAGTGAGAAGCCGCCGGATATCTACGCGATTGGACTGCAGGAGCTGGATACTCCCACAAAAGCTATGTTGAACTCCACCCAGGTGCAGGCCATCGAGAAGCAATGGAT CGATAAGATGATGGACAGCGTCCACCCAGACGTAGAGTACGAAATCCTGATGTCGCACCGCCTGGTGGCCACCATGTTGACGGTCATCGTGCGCAAGCAGCTGCGGCAGCACATCATCCGCTGCCGGCCCAAGTCGGTGGCCCGCGGCATCTTCAATACGCTAGGCAACAAGGGCGGTGTCGCCATCAGCCTGCAGCTCAACGAGGGCAACATCTGCTTTGTGAACTCCCACCTGGCTGCCCACATGGGCTACGTGGAGGAGCGGAATCAGGACTACAACGCCATCGTGGAGGGTATACGCTTCGATGATGGCCGAACAATCAGTGACCATGA TCACATCTTTTGGGTCGGCGATTTGAATTACCGCATCCAGGAGCCACCCGGCCAACAGCGACCAGGACCACTGAGCGATGCCCAGACCTacgagctgctgctgcagtacgACCAACTACGTCAGGAGATGCGGCGTGGAAAGTGCTTTGAAGGCTACACTGAGGGCGAGATCAAGTTCCGGCCGACTTACAAGTATGATCCGGGCACGGACAACTACGACAGCAGTGAGAAGCAGCGGGCGCCGGCCTACTGCGATCGAGTGCTCTGGAAGGGCACACGCATCGAGCAGCTGGCCTACAACAGCATCATGGAGATTCGGCAGAGCGATCACAAGCCCGTGTACGCCGTGTTTCAGGTGAAGGTCAAGACTCGCGATGAGGTCAAGTACAAACGGGTGCAGGAGGAGGTGCTGAAGGCAGTGGACAAGCGGGAGAACGACAACCAGCCGCAGATCAATGTCGAGAAGACGGTCATCGATTTCGGAACTGTGCGATTTAACGAGCCGAGCACACGGGACTTCAACGTCTATAACAACTGCCCACTACCTGTGGACTTCAGTTTCAAAGAGAAGGACATACACGCCATCTGCGAGCCATGGCTGCACGTCGATCCGCGCCAAGACTCGCTGCTGATCGACTCCGCCCGAAGCATTCGGCTGAAAATGAACGCCAATGTGCGCACCATTGCCGGTTTGCTACGTAAGATCCGCGCCAGCGACAACTTCGATATTCTTATCCTCCATGTGGAGAACGGGCGTGACATCTTCATCACGGTTACCGGCGACTATCAGCCCAGTTGCTTTGGCCTTTCCATGGAGACGATGTGCCGCACCGACCGACCACTAAGCGAGTATTCTCAAGATCAGATTAAGCAACTC ATGAATGACGAATCACCGGAATACCGTGTGACGATGCCTCGGGAATTCTTTCTGCTGATCGACTACCTGTACAGGCAGGGCTCCAAGCAGGTGGGCGCCTTCCCGTCCTACGACTCGCGTCTCTCCCTCGGCGCTCAATTTAACTCGGTTCGCGATTGGTTGGACACCTGGTCGGATGATCCGTTCC CTGCCAACGCAGAGTCGGCTGCGCAGgcgctgctgcttttgctggaTCTGCCGGAGCATGCGCTGCTGGAGCCTGTAGTCGAGAATCTGCTGGAGTGCACCAACAAGTCGCAGGCTATGGACTACATTTCGCTGTTGAGTCCCCCCAAGCGCAATGTTTTCATGCACCTGTGTATGTTCCTGCGCGCGGGCATCGAGAGTCAGTTCTATGATCTGCATCAAGTCG CATCCACCTTTGGCCGCATTCTGTTGCGCAGCACCGAGCGTGCCGCCTGGATGGACTACCACAGCCGCTGCATACAGTTTATGCGGCTCTTCATCGACACCGACGTCGAGGCAATGGGCAACGGCAATGAGGGCGCCGGAACTGGAACAGGCTCGGGATCCGGGACCCGGGCGGGTCTGCAGGCATAG
- the LOC6616059 gene encoding carnosine N-methyltransferase isoform X1 — protein MDCATFPMHPKMDEQLARTFVINEEEEERHIQKVQNAFLYYGPYACQRLKRSMDYLNSLSGEDQVMLTKYRGHLECVRTCIDRNQAVIREILRGRVLYPTDEATGDPSEFDEPPPNVRHGDMDQIDIPFDEADVEPLKILKAQSTLKLIARDWSTEGALEREQSYKPIIDSIVAYFKHSDIELKEIKILVPGAGLGRLTYELACLGYSCEGNEFSYFMLIASNFVLNLCDYENKYVLYPWVHQYVNNLRREDQVAAVRFPDVCPLKNPPKGHFEIAAGDFLEVYKTPNAYNCVATCFFIDCANNVIDFIRTIYKILAPGGIWVNLGPLLYHFSDVSGQNSIEPAFEDLCIIMESVGFVIEKSRTGIRTKYAQNPSSMKQSEYQSLFWVCRKPDLFEEQRGKRKASREPHDLIVREDSEAEEEGEQQPERNETEEKQQLKPLATANCETEIKAQPS, from the exons ATGGACTGCGCTACGTTCCCAATGCATCCTAAAATGGACGAGCAGCTGGCCCGAACCTTCGTCAtcaacgaggaggaggaggagaggCACATTCAGAAGGTGCAGAACGCCTTCCTTTACTATGG GCCATATGCTTGTCAGCGGCTAAAGCGGTCTATGGATTACCTGAACAGCCTGTCTGGCGAGGACCAAGTCATGCTAACTAAGTACCGAGGGCATCTGGAGTGCGTCCGTACGTGCATCGATCGCAACCAGGCGGTTATCCGGGAAATATTGCGCGGGCGTGTCCTCTATCCGACGGATGAGGCAACTGGGGATCCCTCGGAGTTTGACGAGCCGCCGCCAAATGTGCGGCACGGTGACATGGACCAG ATTGATATTCCATTCGATGAAGCTGACGTTGAACCTCTAAAAATTTTAAAGGCCCAGTCGACGTTGAAGTTGATTGCGCGCGACTGGAGCACTGAAGGAGCCCTGGAGCGGGAGCAATCGTATAAACCGATCATCGACAGCATCGTTGCGTACTTCAAGCACAGCGATAT CGAGCTGAAGGAGATAAAGATCCTAGTGCCTGGAGCGGGATTGGGACGGCTCACCTACGAGCTTGCCTGCTTGGGATACTCGTGCGAGGGCAACGAGTTTTCCTACTTCATGCTGATCGCCTCCAATTTTGTCCTCAACCT CTGCGACTACGAGAACAAGTACGTGCTATATCCGTGGGTGCACCAGTATGTGAATAACTTAAGGCGTGAGGATCAGGTGGCCGCCGTTCGTTTCCCAGACGTCTGCCCGCTCAAAAATCCACCCAAGGGCCATTTTGAAATAGCAGCTGGCGACTTTCTGGAGGTCTACAAGACGCCGAACGCCTACAACTGCGTGGCCACGTGCTTCTTCATCGATTGTGCCAATAATGTTATTGACTTCATACGCACAATTTACAA AATCCTCGCGCCTGGTGGCATTTGGGTGAATCTCGGGCCGCTGCTGTACCATTTTAGCGACGTTAGCGGGCAAAACAGCATCGAGCCGGCGTTTGAGGACCTTTGCATTATCATGGAAAGCGTGGGATTTGTGATCGAGAAATCACGCACTGGCATCCGTACCAAGTACGCACAGAACCCGTCTTCAATGAAGCAGAGCGAGTACCAGAGCCTTTTCTGGGTCTGCCGCAAGCCGGATCTATTTGAGGAGCAGCGGGGCAAACGCAAGGCCTCCAGGGAGCCACACGATCTTATTGTGCGCGAGGACAgcgaggcggaggaggagggagAGCAACAGCCGGaacgaaatgaaacggaaGAAAAACAGCAACTAAAACCGCTGGCCACGGCCAACTGCGAGACTGAGATAAAGGCGCAGCCATCGTGA